Proteins encoded within one genomic window of Ranitomeya variabilis isolate aRanVar5 chromosome 4, aRanVar5.hap1, whole genome shotgun sequence:
- the LOC143770488 gene encoding G protein-activated inward rectifier potassium channel 2-like — MNSCKFMDHDIESRGIKLPKQAQNPTMVPTNRTMVMAEPEKRRRQRYVEKDGKCNVHHGNVRETYRYLTDIFTTLVDLKWRFNLLVFTMVYTITWIFFGFIWWLIAYIRGDLEHIEDASWTPCVDKLNGFVSAFLFSIETETTIGYGYRVITDKCPEGIVLLLVQAILGSIVNAFMVGCMFVKISQPKKRAETLMFSNMAVISVRDGKLCLMFRVGDLRNSHIVEASIRAKLIKSKQTKEGEFIPLNQTDLNVGFDTGDDRLFLVSPLIICHEFNEQSPFWEISKEQLGKEEFEIVVILEGMVEATGMTCQARSSYVESEVLWGHRFMPVLTLEEGFYEVDYDTFHNTDETPTPTSSAKDLAELNEKGEALQLTSANSKGNQTAMSGLQDRAEVESAPVISNGDVSKAKEDVCE; from the exons ATGAACTCGTGCAAGTTTATGGACCATGACATTGAAAGTCGAGGCATCAAACTGCCCAAACAAGCGCAGAACCCTACGATGGTGCCAACCAACCGAACCATGGTGATGGCCGAACCGGAGAAGAGACGTAGGCAGAGGTACGTAGAGAAAGACGGGAAATGTAACGTCCATCATGGAAACGTCCGTGAAACCTACCGATATCTGACCGACATCTTCACCACTTTGGTGGACCTAAAGTGGAGGTTTAATCTTCTAGTCTTTACCATGGTCTACACCATTACGTGGATTTTCTTCGGATTCATTTGGTGGCTCATCGCCTACATCCGTGGGGACCTCGAGCACATTGAGGATGCGTCGTGGACACCGTGCGTGGATAAGTTGAACGGTTTTGTATCTGCCTTCCTTTTCTCCATAGAGACAGAAACCACCATAGGTTACGGATACAGGGTCATAACGGACAAGTGCCCAGAGGGGATAGTTCTTCTGTTGGTCCAAGCCATCTTGGGCTCCATAGTCAATGCCTTCATGGTGGGCTGCATGTTTGTAAAGATCTCACAGCCAAAGAAACGAGCAGAGACCCTCATGTTCTCCAATATGGCTGTCATCTCCGTGAGGGACGGGAAGCTATGTTTGATGTTTAGGGTTGGAGACCTCAGAAACTCGCACATTGTGGAGGCATCTATCAGAGCCAAGCTGATCAAGTCCAAACAAACCAAAGAGGGAGAGTTCATTCCCCTCAACCAAACGGACTTAAACGTGGGATTCGACACCGGAGACGACAGACTGTTTCTGGTTTCGCCACTTATTATTTGTCACGAGTTTAATGAGCAGAGCCCATTCTGGGAGATTTCCAAGGAACAGCTCGGAAAGGAAGAATTTGAGATTGTGGTCATCCTGGAAGGAATGGTGGAAGCTACAG GAATGACTTGTCAAGCGCGCAGCTCCTATGTGGAAAGCGAGGTGCTGTGGGGTCACCGCTTCATGCCTGTCCTCACGCTGGAAGAAGGCTTCTATGAAGTGGACTATGACACTTTCCACAACACTGACGAGACGCCGACGCCGACCTCCAGCGCCAAGGACCTGGCAGAGCTGAACGAGAAGGGCGAGGCGCTGCAGCTCACCTCTGCCAACAGCAAAGGCAACCAGACCGCCATGAGTGGCTTACAGGACAGGGCGGAGGTGGAGAGCGCGCCGGTCATCTCCAATGGGGACGTTAGTAAAGCAAAGGAGGACGTCTGTGAGTGA